The DNA window GACACCCTGCTCGACCCCGGCTCGCCCTTCCTGGAGCTGTGCCCGCTGGCCGCCGACGGCCTGTACGACGGCGCGGCCCCCGCCGCCGGGGTGGTGGCCGGGATCGGGCGGGTGGCCGGACGCGAGGTGGTGGTGGTCGCCAACGACGCCACGGTCAAGGGCGGCACCTACTACCCGATGACCGTGAAGAAGCACCTGCGCGCGCAGGAGGTGGCGCTGGACAACCGGCTGCCCTGCGTCTACCTGGTGGACTCCGGCGGGGCGTTCCTGCCGATGCAGGACGAGGTCTTCCCCGACCGCGACCACTTCGGGCGGATCTTCTACAACCAGGCGCGGATGTCCGCCGCCGGCATCCCGCAGATCGCCGCCGTGCTCGGGTCCTGCACGGCAGGCGGGGCGTATGTACCGGCGATGAGCGACCAGGCCGTGATCGTGCGCAACCAGGGCACCATCTTCCTGGGCGGGCCCCCGCTGGTGAAGGCGGCCACCGGGGAGGTGGTCACCGCCGAGGAACTGGGCGGCGGCGAGGTGCACTCCCGCACCTCGGGAGTGACCGACCACCTGGCGGAGGACGACGCCCATGCGCTGGCGATCGTCCGCTCCATCGTGGGCGGCCTGGGCCCGCGACCGCCGCGGCCGTGGGAGGTCGCGCCGGTCGAGCCGCCGGCGGTGGATCCGGCGGGGCTCTACGGGGCGGTGCCGGTCGACCCGCGCACCCCGTACGACGTGCGGGAGGTGATCGCCCGGATCGTGGACGGCAGCCGCTTCGCCGAGTTCAAGGCCGAGTACGGGCCGACCCTGGTCACCGGCTTCGCCCGGGTGCACGGCCACCCGGTGGGGATCATCGCCAACAACGGCATCCTCTTCGCCGAGTCGGCCATGAAGGGCGCGCACTTCATCGAGCTGTGCGACCAGCGTTCCATCCCCCTGCTCTTCCTCCAGAACATCTCCGGCTTCATGGTCGGGCGCCAGTACGAGGCCGGAGGCATCGCCAAGCACGGCGCCAAGATGGTCACGGCAGTGGCCTGCACCCGGGTGCCCAAGCTCACCGTGGTGGTCGGCGGCTCCTACGGAGCCGGGAACTACTCCATGTGCGGACGTGCCTACTCACCCCGCTTCCTGTGGATGTGGCCCGGGGCCAAGATCTCCGTGATGGGCGGTGAGCAGGCCGCCTCCGTGCTGGCCACGGTCCGCCGCGACCAGTTGGAGGCGCAGGGCACCGACTGGCCGACCGAGGCGGAGGAGGAGTTCAAGCGCCCGGTGCGGGAACAGTACGAGCGTCAGGGCAGCGCCTACTACGCCACCGCACGGCTGTGGGACGACGGCGTGATCGACCCGATGGACACCCGCACCGTGGTCGGCCTGGCCCTCACCGCCTGCGCCAACGCCCCGCTCGCCGAGCCGCGCCCCTACGGCATCTTCCGCATGTGACCGCGGCCGTGACGGACAGCCAGCCTGCCTTTCCTGTGACCGGAGGAGCACCTCCCATGTTCGACACCGTCCTGGTCGCCAACCGCGGTGAGATCGCCGTTCGCGTGATCCGCACCCTGCGCCGCCTCGGCGTGCGCTCGGTGGCCGTGCACAGCGATGCCGACGCCGACGCGCTGCATGTCCGGGAGGCTGACACCGCCGTGCGGCTGGGCCCTCCGGACCGGGCCGACAGCTCCGCCGCCGAGACCTATCTGCACATCCCCCGCATCCTGGAGGC is part of the Peterkaempfera bronchialis genome and encodes:
- a CDS encoding carboxyl transferase domain-containing protein; translation: MVFSSYAAAPPTWAAEAAAPRLDTTADPGSAAYRANTEAHTALVGELRRKLAAAALGGGERARQRHIARGKLLPRDRVDTLLDPGSPFLELCPLAADGLYDGAAPAAGVVAGIGRVAGREVVVVANDATVKGGTYYPMTVKKHLRAQEVALDNRLPCVYLVDSGGAFLPMQDEVFPDRDHFGRIFYNQARMSAAGIPQIAAVLGSCTAGGAYVPAMSDQAVIVRNQGTIFLGGPPLVKAATGEVVTAEELGGGEVHSRTSGVTDHLAEDDAHALAIVRSIVGGLGPRPPRPWEVAPVEPPAVDPAGLYGAVPVDPRTPYDVREVIARIVDGSRFAEFKAEYGPTLVTGFARVHGHPVGIIANNGILFAESAMKGAHFIELCDQRSIPLLFLQNISGFMVGRQYEAGGIAKHGAKMVTAVACTRVPKLTVVVGGSYGAGNYSMCGRAYSPRFLWMWPGAKISVMGGEQAASVLATVRRDQLEAQGTDWPTEAEEEFKRPVREQYERQGSAYYATARLWDDGVIDPMDTRTVVGLALTACANAPLAEPRPYGIFRM